Proteins encoded in a region of the Dehalococcoidia bacterium genome:
- the secG gene encoding preprotein translocase subunit SecG encodes MSTYISFAVIVVVALLIASILLQVRGAGGGLFGGGSIESFRTRRGLEKTLFQFTIGLAVVFVILALLQLTYA; translated from the coding sequence ATGAGTACTTATATTAGCTTTGCAGTAATTGTTGTCGTAGCCTTACTAATTGCAAGCATTTTGCTTCAAGTACGTGGAGCTGGCGGGGGCCTTTTTGGAGGAGGATCCATTGAGTCATTTCGTACTCGCCGAGGGTTAGAGAAAACCTTATTTCAGTTCACAATAGGACTTGCAGTAGTATTCGTAATACTTGCCTTATTACAATTAACCTACGCCTAA
- a CDS encoding NAD(P)H-binding protein, with protein MAKKLAPPLALVAGASGNIGNHVVRQLQDQGIRVRALVRNPAQLTSCPEEIFVGNIQNANGIEGSCAGINYVISCAGAPLNFANRLSSKGETFRTVDEMGNLNLLNEATKSNVKKFGYISVFGGRFLGKLEYIRAHESFAAALNDSKINSFTVRSTTTFASLRSLIEKGENSNKISIVGTGLARTNPIDEFDVARCLVDTLLGDQKDIDIGGPDIFSYGEIAEIASEKLGDVPIKFSLTWREQLKVGMRRLRSSHGFDVDSYRLALSATDMIAPQWGINSLADYYENFT; from the coding sequence ATGGCGAAGAAATTAGCGCCTCCCTTAGCATTAGTTGCGGGTGCATCCGGTAATATCGGAAACCATGTTGTTCGTCAACTACAAGATCAGGGTATTAGAGTGAGAGCACTTGTAAGGAACCCTGCTCAGTTGACTTCTTGTCCTGAGGAAATTTTTGTAGGGAATATTCAAAACGCTAATGGGATAGAAGGTTCCTGCGCTGGAATAAATTATGTTATTTCATGTGCTGGAGCTCCTCTTAATTTTGCAAATAGATTGTCTTCAAAAGGGGAAACATTTCGAACAGTGGATGAGATGGGCAATCTAAATTTGCTCAACGAAGCGACAAAATCTAACGTGAAAAAATTTGGTTACATTTCCGTTTTTGGCGGTAGATTTTTAGGAAAACTGGAATATATCAGAGCGCACGAATCATTTGCTGCTGCACTGAACGATTCGAAAATTAATTCATTCACAGTTCGATCTACTACGACTTTTGCCAGCCTCCGTTCTCTTATTGAGAAAGGCGAAAACTCAAATAAAATATCTATAGTAGGTACGGGGCTAGCTAGGACGAACCCCATTGATGAGTTTGATGTTGCAAGGTGTTTAGTGGACACTCTACTTGGGGATCAAAAAGACATTGATATCGGTGGGCCTGACATATTTTCATATGGTGAAATAGCAGAAATTGCTAGTGAAAAATTAGGGGATGTCCCGATAAAATTCTCATTAACTTGGAGAGAGCAATTAAAAGTTGGAATGCGCCGGCTTAGGAGTTCTCATGGATTTGATGTCGATTCATATCGATTGGCTTTGAGTGCTACAGACATGATTGCCCCGCAGTGGGGTATCAACAGCTTAGCTGACTATTACGAAAATTTTACTTAG
- the cysS gene encoding cysteine--tRNA ligase, whose amino-acid sequence MKLSDTLTGEKREFKPNGDVVRIYVCGVTPYSSAHVGHAMSYIVFDVLHRYLEFKEFTVQRVQNFTDIDDKLITRANERGISVEQLSQLHIQEYMEDMSNLNIIPADIYPLATQEIPKIIELIQGLVSSGMAYESNGDVYFRVRKSLDYGKLSHRSLETMRAGARVDSETEKEHPMDFALWKSAKPNEPFWDSPWGNGRPGWHIECSAMALKYLGNSIDIHGGGQDLIFPHHENEIAQSESFTNSSPFANFWLHNGLLNLDSEKMSKSLGNLVTIREALQKFSSDAIRLSVLNAHYRSPGYYSDQSLSASEKAIARIRYSISLSSNENSSTDLDATEYRLRFISAMDDDLNTPQALAALFDLAREINRESSSGEKKLSNAQSILKELALILGFTLEENLSDVDDEITVTVQNLIQERTELRSLGKYAEADNVRDQIMSLGIEITDTAEGTTWRRN is encoded by the coding sequence TTGAAACTTTCGGATACTTTGACTGGAGAAAAAAGAGAATTTAAGCCAAATGGCGATGTGGTACGTATCTATGTGTGCGGAGTAACTCCTTACTCTTCTGCGCACGTCGGCCATGCTATGAGCTATATAGTTTTTGATGTTTTACACCGTTACTTAGAATTTAAAGAATTTACTGTCCAACGAGTCCAGAATTTTACTGATATAGATGACAAATTAATTACGCGAGCTAACGAACGGGGAATATCTGTTGAGCAGCTGAGTCAATTGCATATACAGGAATATATGGAAGACATGTCGAACTTAAACATTATTCCTGCAGATATTTACCCTCTTGCTACGCAAGAAATTCCTAAGATTATTGAGCTCATACAAGGACTAGTCAGCTCGGGCATGGCATACGAATCTAATGGGGATGTTTACTTCAGAGTACGTAAAAGCCTCGATTACGGGAAACTTAGCCATCGATCACTTGAAACAATGAGAGCAGGAGCCCGGGTTGATTCAGAAACCGAAAAAGAACATCCGATGGACTTTGCCTTATGGAAATCTGCGAAACCTAATGAACCATTTTGGGATAGCCCTTGGGGGAACGGGAGACCGGGTTGGCATATTGAATGTTCTGCAATGGCGTTGAAATACCTTGGTAATTCAATTGATATACATGGCGGAGGTCAAGATCTTATTTTCCCTCACCATGAAAATGAGATAGCCCAAAGCGAATCGTTTACAAATTCCAGCCCATTTGCAAATTTTTGGCTTCATAACGGGTTATTAAATTTAGATTCTGAAAAAATGAGCAAGTCCTTAGGAAACCTAGTTACGATACGAGAGGCGTTGCAGAAATTTTCTTCAGATGCAATTCGTCTTTCTGTTTTGAATGCTCATTATCGAAGCCCTGGGTATTATTCTGACCAGTCTTTGAGTGCTTCTGAGAAAGCTATAGCCCGGATACGTTATTCAATTTCTCTTTCATCAAACGAAAACAGTTCAACTGATTTAGATGCTACTGAGTACCGACTTCGTTTTATCTCTGCAATGGATGATGATTTAAATACCCCACAGGCACTTGCAGCATTGTTTGATCTTGCGAGAGAGATTAATAGAGAGTCATCATCAGGCGAAAAGAAACTATCAAACGCTCAGAGCATCCTTAAAGAATTAGCTCTCATTCTAGGCTTTACCTTGGAAGAAAATTTAAGCGATGTAGATGATGAAATTACTGTAACTGTTCAAAACTTGATACAGGAAAGAACTGAATTACGATCACTTGGCAAGTACGCAGAGGCTGATAATGTACGCGATCAGATCATGTCTCTAGGTATAGAAATTACCGATACTGCTGAAGGGACGACATGGCGAAGAAATTAG
- the ispF gene encoding 2-C-methyl-D-erythritol 2,4-cyclodiphosphate synthase, with product MTTRFGIGYDAHQLVQGEDFYLAGVKIPFEKGPKGHSDGDVLAHAIIDALLGAAGLGDIGMHFSESSSSVPKGISSMELLNRSLRMLHDSGWRVVNVDATIALQLPKLQPFFNAMRIAIAESIFIDVSQVNIKATTEDGLGYTGSGDGIFSIAIAAITDEKC from the coding sequence ATGACCACACGTTTCGGAATTGGATATGATGCACATCAATTGGTTCAAGGGGAAGATTTTTATTTAGCAGGGGTAAAAATCCCATTTGAAAAAGGGCCTAAGGGCCATAGTGACGGAGATGTCTTAGCCCATGCGATTATTGACGCTTTGCTTGGCGCGGCAGGCCTGGGAGACATAGGAATGCACTTCTCTGAATCTTCGTCCTCGGTTCCGAAGGGTATATCAAGTATGGAATTGCTCAACCGAAGCTTGAGAATGCTTCATGATTCTGGATGGAGGGTTGTGAATGTCGATGCTACAATTGCACTTCAATTGCCAAAACTTCAGCCATTTTTTAATGCAATGCGCATTGCCATAGCGGAATCTATTTTTATAGATGTCTCGCAGGTGAATATCAAAGCTACGACTGAAGACGGTCTTGGGTATACAGGATCAGGAGATGGAATTTTTTCGATTGCGATTGCTGCAATAACAGATGAAAAATGTTGA
- the ispD gene encoding 2-C-methyl-D-erythritol 4-phosphate cytidylyltransferase — protein sequence MTTDPTESNIGAVRVIIVAAGRSSRMSNNDKILADLNGLPLIVHSVDVFEKCELVDSILIVASDLNITEINEIALQMKWNKVTQIIPGGQRRQDSVLNGLEVLEECDWVIVHDGARPFVTIDMIKRGITLAQSEGSAVAAFPAVDTTKIIDGNGFVSSTLQRENLYHTQTPQIFKQNLLLNAHYQIADDVTDDASMVERLGLRVRIFEGSRWNFKITSDDDLVAANAIAKGKYL from the coding sequence ATGACCACCGATCCTACCGAAAGTAATATAGGCGCTGTTCGAGTAATAATTGTTGCTGCTGGTAGAAGTAGTCGAATGAGCAATAACGACAAAATTCTTGCCGATTTGAATGGCTTGCCATTGATCGTGCATTCAGTTGATGTTTTTGAAAAATGTGAATTGGTAGATTCAATCCTCATTGTGGCATCTGATTTGAATATAACCGAAATAAATGAAATCGCATTACAAATGAAATGGAATAAAGTTACACAGATAATCCCCGGAGGACAGCGGAGGCAGGATAGCGTTTTAAATGGCTTGGAAGTTCTTGAAGAATGCGATTGGGTTATTGTGCATGATGGGGCAAGGCCTTTTGTAACGATTGACATGATAAAAAGGGGAATTACTTTGGCACAGTCTGAGGGCTCTGCAGTTGCGGCGTTTCCCGCAGTGGATACTACAAAAATTATTGATGGAAATGGATTTGTATCATCCACTCTTCAAAGAGAGAACTTATATCACACCCAGACTCCTCAAATTTTTAAGCAAAATTTACTTTTGAATGCCCATTATCAGATTGCAGATGACGTAACTGACGATGCATCAATGGTTGAACGATTGGGTTTGCGCGTACGAATTTTCGAAGGAAGCAGATGGAATTTTAAAATTACTTCGGACGATGATTTAGTGGCTGCCAATGCAATAGCGAAGGGCAAATATTTATGA